The Myxocyprinus asiaticus isolate MX2 ecotype Aquarium Trade chromosome 26, UBuf_Myxa_2, whole genome shotgun sequence genome has a window encoding:
- the LOC127416958 gene encoding protein FAM118B-like isoform X1, producing the protein MSAAEKQRRYRARRDAHPSRRAEYLQKQREAWYRLIRQGKVKPISELSEKEKQCKRDDWRKAQQRRRQRQRVLENITTSTDSPEFVQPPAESRSRMASVVTVKTEKRPSPDSEDGDTVAKKARKLLPSLKTKRAPELVLVIGTGVSSAVAPQVPALRSWKGLIQALLDAANDFDLLEEEESRRFQKSLQEDKNLVHVAHDLIQKLSPRTGNVRSTFFKDCLYEVFDDLECKMENAGKHLLRSVLQLMESGALVLTTNFDNLLEIYAAHQGTKLESLDLTDEKKVLEWAQEKRRLSVLHIHGVYTNPSGIVLHPAGYQNVLRNTDVMREIQKLYETKSFVFLGCGRTVDDTTFQALFLEAVKHKSDLEHFMLVRREDVGEFKKLRDNMLDKGIKVISYGNEYADLPEYFERLANEICNRDTDRDMVTNGWGSPISQGEDSQNGFATQKNLLQVHASRTIET; encoded by the exons ATGTCAGCAGCAGAGAAACAGCGGAGATACAGGGCTCGGcgggatgctcatccctcaagAAGGGCAGAATACTTACAAAAGCAGAGAGAGGCATGGTACAGGCTTATAAGACAAGGAAAGGTTAAACCGATCTCGGAGCTGAGTGAGAAGGAGAAACAATGCAAAAGAGATGACTGGAGAAAAGCACAACAGAGAAGAAGACAAAGACAGCGAGTGCTTGAAAACATAACTACTTCAACAGACAGCCCTGAATTTGTCCAGCCACCTGCAGAATCAAG GAGTCGAATGGCCTCTGTTGTTACAGTGAAGACAGAGAAGCGTCCTTCCCCTGATTCTGAGGATGGAGACACAGTGGCTAAGAAGGCCAG GAAGTTGTTGCCCAGCCTGAAGACCAAGCGTGCCCCTGAGCTGGTGCTGGTGATCGGCACGGGGGTGAGCTCGGCCGTAGCTCCTCAGGTGCCCGCTTTACGCTCCTGGAAAGGTCTGATCCAAGCGCTGCTGGATGCTGCCAATGACTTTGATTTGCTTGAGGAGGAAGAGAGCCGCCGCTTCCAGAAAAGTCTGCAGGAAGACAAGAACCTGGTGCACGTCGCTCATGACCTCATCCAGAAACTTTCACCg CGGACAGGAAATGTGCGCTCCACCTTTTTCAAAGACTGCCTCTACGAGGTGTTTGATGACCTGGAGTGTAAGATGGAGAATGCAGGGAAGCATCTCCTCCGTTCAGTGTTGCAGTTAATGGAGAGTGGTGCTCTGGTTCTCACCACCAACTTTGACAACCTGTTAGAGATCTATGCCGCCCACCAAGGGACCAAGTTGGAGTCTCTGGATCTCACAGATGAGAAGAAG GTTCTGGAGTGGGCTCAGGAGAAGAGAAGGTTGAGTGTACTTCATATTCACGGTGTTTACACCAACCCCAGCGGTATTGTACTGCATCCTGCCGGCTACCAGAATGTTTTGAGGAACACAGACGTCATG AGAGAGATCCAGAAACTCTATGAAACGAAGTCATTTGTGTTTCTGGGTTGTGGGAGGACGGTGGACGACACCACCTTCCAGGCGCTGTTTCTTGAGGCGGTCAAACACAAGTCTGATCTTGAACATTTCATGCTGGTGCGTCGAGAAGACGTGGGAGAGTTCAAAAAGCTACGCGATAACATGCTGGACAAGGGCATTAAGGTCATCTCATATGGCAATGAATACGCCGACCTGCCAGAGTACTTCGAGCGGCTGGCCAATGAGATTTGCAACCGTGACACGGATCGGGACATGGTGACCAATGGCTGGG GATCTCCCATCTCACAGGGTGAAGACAGCCAAAATGGATTTGCGACCCAGAAAAACCTCCTGCAAG TGCATGCTTCTAGAACGATAGAAACATAA
- the LOC127416958 gene encoding protein FAM118B-like isoform X2, with product MSAAEKQRRYRARRDAHPSRRAEYLQKQREAWYRLIRQGKVKPISELSEKEKQCKRDDWRKAQQRRRQRQRVLENITTSTDSPEFVQPPAESRSRMASVVTVKTEKRPSPDSEDGDTVAKKARKLLPSLKTKRAPELVLVIGTGVSSAVAPQVPALRSWKGLIQALLDAANDFDLLEEEESRRFQKSLQEDKNLVHVAHDLIQKLSPRTGNVRSTFFKDCLYEVFDDLECKMENAGKHLLRSVLQLMESGALVLTTNFDNLLEIYAAHQGTKLESLDLTDEKKVLEWAQEKRRLSVLHIHGVYTNPSGIVLHPAGYQNVLRNTDVMREIQKLYETKSFVFLGCGRTVDDTTFQALFLEAVKHKSDLEHFMLVRREDVGEFKKLRDNMLDKGIKVISYGNEYADLPEYFERLANEICNRDTDRDMVTNGWGSPISQGEDSQNGFATQKNLLQDYHS from the exons ATGTCAGCAGCAGAGAAACAGCGGAGATACAGGGCTCGGcgggatgctcatccctcaagAAGGGCAGAATACTTACAAAAGCAGAGAGAGGCATGGTACAGGCTTATAAGACAAGGAAAGGTTAAACCGATCTCGGAGCTGAGTGAGAAGGAGAAACAATGCAAAAGAGATGACTGGAGAAAAGCACAACAGAGAAGAAGACAAAGACAGCGAGTGCTTGAAAACATAACTACTTCAACAGACAGCCCTGAATTTGTCCAGCCACCTGCAGAATCAAG GAGTCGAATGGCCTCTGTTGTTACAGTGAAGACAGAGAAGCGTCCTTCCCCTGATTCTGAGGATGGAGACACAGTGGCTAAGAAGGCCAG GAAGTTGTTGCCCAGCCTGAAGACCAAGCGTGCCCCTGAGCTGGTGCTGGTGATCGGCACGGGGGTGAGCTCGGCCGTAGCTCCTCAGGTGCCCGCTTTACGCTCCTGGAAAGGTCTGATCCAAGCGCTGCTGGATGCTGCCAATGACTTTGATTTGCTTGAGGAGGAAGAGAGCCGCCGCTTCCAGAAAAGTCTGCAGGAAGACAAGAACCTGGTGCACGTCGCTCATGACCTCATCCAGAAACTTTCACCg CGGACAGGAAATGTGCGCTCCACCTTTTTCAAAGACTGCCTCTACGAGGTGTTTGATGACCTGGAGTGTAAGATGGAGAATGCAGGGAAGCATCTCCTCCGTTCAGTGTTGCAGTTAATGGAGAGTGGTGCTCTGGTTCTCACCACCAACTTTGACAACCTGTTAGAGATCTATGCCGCCCACCAAGGGACCAAGTTGGAGTCTCTGGATCTCACAGATGAGAAGAAG GTTCTGGAGTGGGCTCAGGAGAAGAGAAGGTTGAGTGTACTTCATATTCACGGTGTTTACACCAACCCCAGCGGTATTGTACTGCATCCTGCCGGCTACCAGAATGTTTTGAGGAACACAGACGTCATG AGAGAGATCCAGAAACTCTATGAAACGAAGTCATTTGTGTTTCTGGGTTGTGGGAGGACGGTGGACGACACCACCTTCCAGGCGCTGTTTCTTGAGGCGGTCAAACACAAGTCTGATCTTGAACATTTCATGCTGGTGCGTCGAGAAGACGTGGGAGAGTTCAAAAAGCTACGCGATAACATGCTGGACAAGGGCATTAAGGTCATCTCATATGGCAATGAATACGCCGACCTGCCAGAGTACTTCGAGCGGCTGGCCAATGAGATTTGCAACCGTGACACGGATCGGGACATGGTGACCAATGGCTGGG GATCTCCCATCTCACAGGGTGAAGACAGCCAAAATGGATTTGCGACCCAGAAAAACCTCCTGCAAG ACTACCACTCGTGA
- the LOC127416958 gene encoding protein FAM118B-like isoform X4 produces MASVVTVKTEKRPSPDSEDGDTVAKKARKLLPSLKTKRAPELVLVIGTGVSSAVAPQVPALRSWKGLIQALLDAANDFDLLEEEESRRFQKSLQEDKNLVHVAHDLIQKLSPRTGNVRSTFFKDCLYEVFDDLECKMENAGKHLLRSVLQLMESGALVLTTNFDNLLEIYAAHQGTKLESLDLTDEKKVLEWAQEKRRLSVLHIHGVYTNPSGIVLHPAGYQNVLRNTDVMREIQKLYETKSFVFLGCGRTVDDTTFQALFLEAVKHKSDLEHFMLVRREDVGEFKKLRDNMLDKGIKVISYGNEYADLPEYFERLANEICNRDTDRDMVTNGWGSPISQGEDSQNGFATQKNLLQVHASRTIET; encoded by the exons ATGGCCTCTGTTGTTACAGTGAAGACAGAGAAGCGTCCTTCCCCTGATTCTGAGGATGGAGACACAGTGGCTAAGAAGGCCAG GAAGTTGTTGCCCAGCCTGAAGACCAAGCGTGCCCCTGAGCTGGTGCTGGTGATCGGCACGGGGGTGAGCTCGGCCGTAGCTCCTCAGGTGCCCGCTTTACGCTCCTGGAAAGGTCTGATCCAAGCGCTGCTGGATGCTGCCAATGACTTTGATTTGCTTGAGGAGGAAGAGAGCCGCCGCTTCCAGAAAAGTCTGCAGGAAGACAAGAACCTGGTGCACGTCGCTCATGACCTCATCCAGAAACTTTCACCg CGGACAGGAAATGTGCGCTCCACCTTTTTCAAAGACTGCCTCTACGAGGTGTTTGATGACCTGGAGTGTAAGATGGAGAATGCAGGGAAGCATCTCCTCCGTTCAGTGTTGCAGTTAATGGAGAGTGGTGCTCTGGTTCTCACCACCAACTTTGACAACCTGTTAGAGATCTATGCCGCCCACCAAGGGACCAAGTTGGAGTCTCTGGATCTCACAGATGAGAAGAAG GTTCTGGAGTGGGCTCAGGAGAAGAGAAGGTTGAGTGTACTTCATATTCACGGTGTTTACACCAACCCCAGCGGTATTGTACTGCATCCTGCCGGCTACCAGAATGTTTTGAGGAACACAGACGTCATG AGAGAGATCCAGAAACTCTATGAAACGAAGTCATTTGTGTTTCTGGGTTGTGGGAGGACGGTGGACGACACCACCTTCCAGGCGCTGTTTCTTGAGGCGGTCAAACACAAGTCTGATCTTGAACATTTCATGCTGGTGCGTCGAGAAGACGTGGGAGAGTTCAAAAAGCTACGCGATAACATGCTGGACAAGGGCATTAAGGTCATCTCATATGGCAATGAATACGCCGACCTGCCAGAGTACTTCGAGCGGCTGGCCAATGAGATTTGCAACCGTGACACGGATCGGGACATGGTGACCAATGGCTGGG GATCTCCCATCTCACAGGGTGAAGACAGCCAAAATGGATTTGCGACCCAGAAAAACCTCCTGCAAG TGCATGCTTCTAGAACGATAGAAACATAA
- the LOC127416958 gene encoding protein FAM118B-like isoform X3 encodes MLQSSLHPESRMASVVTVKTEKRPSPDSEDGDTVAKKARKLLPSLKTKRAPELVLVIGTGVSSAVAPQVPALRSWKGLIQALLDAANDFDLLEEEESRRFQKSLQEDKNLVHVAHDLIQKLSPRTGNVRSTFFKDCLYEVFDDLECKMENAGKHLLRSVLQLMESGALVLTTNFDNLLEIYAAHQGTKLESLDLTDEKKVLEWAQEKRRLSVLHIHGVYTNPSGIVLHPAGYQNVLRNTDVMREIQKLYETKSFVFLGCGRTVDDTTFQALFLEAVKHKSDLEHFMLVRREDVGEFKKLRDNMLDKGIKVISYGNEYADLPEYFERLANEICNRDTDRDMVTNGWGSPISQGEDSQNGFATQKNLLQVHASRTIET; translated from the exons atgcttcaaTCTTCCCTTCATCCAGA GAGTCGAATGGCCTCTGTTGTTACAGTGAAGACAGAGAAGCGTCCTTCCCCTGATTCTGAGGATGGAGACACAGTGGCTAAGAAGGCCAG GAAGTTGTTGCCCAGCCTGAAGACCAAGCGTGCCCCTGAGCTGGTGCTGGTGATCGGCACGGGGGTGAGCTCGGCCGTAGCTCCTCAGGTGCCCGCTTTACGCTCCTGGAAAGGTCTGATCCAAGCGCTGCTGGATGCTGCCAATGACTTTGATTTGCTTGAGGAGGAAGAGAGCCGCCGCTTCCAGAAAAGTCTGCAGGAAGACAAGAACCTGGTGCACGTCGCTCATGACCTCATCCAGAAACTTTCACCg CGGACAGGAAATGTGCGCTCCACCTTTTTCAAAGACTGCCTCTACGAGGTGTTTGATGACCTGGAGTGTAAGATGGAGAATGCAGGGAAGCATCTCCTCCGTTCAGTGTTGCAGTTAATGGAGAGTGGTGCTCTGGTTCTCACCACCAACTTTGACAACCTGTTAGAGATCTATGCCGCCCACCAAGGGACCAAGTTGGAGTCTCTGGATCTCACAGATGAGAAGAAG GTTCTGGAGTGGGCTCAGGAGAAGAGAAGGTTGAGTGTACTTCATATTCACGGTGTTTACACCAACCCCAGCGGTATTGTACTGCATCCTGCCGGCTACCAGAATGTTTTGAGGAACACAGACGTCATG AGAGAGATCCAGAAACTCTATGAAACGAAGTCATTTGTGTTTCTGGGTTGTGGGAGGACGGTGGACGACACCACCTTCCAGGCGCTGTTTCTTGAGGCGGTCAAACACAAGTCTGATCTTGAACATTTCATGCTGGTGCGTCGAGAAGACGTGGGAGAGTTCAAAAAGCTACGCGATAACATGCTGGACAAGGGCATTAAGGTCATCTCATATGGCAATGAATACGCCGACCTGCCAGAGTACTTCGAGCGGCTGGCCAATGAGATTTGCAACCGTGACACGGATCGGGACATGGTGACCAATGGCTGGG GATCTCCCATCTCACAGGGTGAAGACAGCCAAAATGGATTTGCGACCCAGAAAAACCTCCTGCAAG TGCATGCTTCTAGAACGATAGAAACATAA